One genomic window of Homalodisca vitripennis isolate AUS2020 unplaced genomic scaffold, UT_GWSS_2.1 ScUCBcl_5009;HRSCAF=11511, whole genome shotgun sequence includes the following:
- the LOC124373182 gene encoding uncharacterized protein LOC124373182 has translation MPRKKSNLNNPCSRKVRLQRARRARESEEETAARNAAQRIRTAKIRSQESQEQRNKRLRQNVLRARTARQQNIARFRELERTRQQTSRVLTRASFFRLAFEYEPDINYSAHSKITIGAMDKICQYCHALKFRNETTGMCCASGKIVLPLLPTPPEPLKSLLAGESDDSKLFLCKTRKFNSCFQMTSFGCN, from the coding sequence ATGCCGCGGAAGAAATCTAACCTCAACAATCCGTGTAGCAGAAAGGTACGACTCCAGCGCGCTCGGCGAGCTCGAGAATCAGAAGAAGAAACTGCAGCAAGAAATGCAGCTCAACGAATTAGAACAGCAAAAATTCGTAGTCAAGAATCTCAAGAACAGCGTAATAAACGTCTGCGACAAAATGTATTAAGGGCAAGAACTGCGCGACAACAGAATATAGCCAGATTTAGAGAACTCGAAAGAACGAGGCAACAAACCAGTCGTGTATTAACACGTGCATCATTCTTTCGCCTTGCGTTTGAGTATGAACCAGACATTAATTACTCGGCacattctaaaattacaattgGTGCGAtggataaaatatgtcaatattgcCACGCGTTAAAATTTCGAAATGAAACAACTGGAATGTGTTGTGCATCAGGAAAAATTGTACTGCCACTTCTTCCTACTCCACCAGAACCTTTGAAATCACTTCTTGCTGGCGAATCAGACGAttcgaaattatttttatgtaagacaCGTAAATTTAATTCTTGCTTTCAAATGACATCTTTTGGTTGCAACTAA